A genomic window from Camelus ferus isolate YT-003-E chromosome 9, BCGSAC_Cfer_1.0, whole genome shotgun sequence includes:
- the DPEP2NB gene encoding DPEP2 neighbor protein: MSDRIFYIHSNLSSVPWEGSTAAVAPISPPTPGHYHVLYRGCGETQVGWHGETYCLVGGYRAYGDAPVATPAKVEAEKPVPSHTPKRRRTLAESDKDLGCSSPKIRQLQHSGRRLTRQKLAG; encoded by the exons ATGTCTGATCGGATCTTCTATATTCACTCTAACTTGTCCTCTGTCCCCTGGGAGGGCAGCACAGCAG CAGTGGCTCCCATTTCTCCTCCTACACCTGGTCACTACCATGTCCTCTATCGAGGGTGTGGAGAAACCCAGGTGGGCTGGCATGGGGAGACATACTGCCTGGTTGGTGGCTACCGGGCCTATGGGGATGCTCCTGTGGCCACCCCTGCAAAGGTGGAAGCAGAGAAGCCAGTCCCCAGCCACACTCCCAAGAGACGGCGAACTCTGGCAGAGTCGGACAAAGACCTAGGTTGCTCCAGCCCCAAAATTCGGCAATTGCAGCACAGTGGCAGAAGGTTAACCCGACAGAAGCTCGCTGGTTGA
- the DDX28 gene encoding probable ATP-dependent RNA helicase DDX28, producing the protein MALTWSLRLLSLGARLLSAPRRYLTVCGPEEPLPVVRIPRALQRRQQQRQSGQQSPTVLVRPGPLLISARRPELNQPARLTLGRWEPAPLASRGWKNRQAHRDHFSIERVQHETPALRNLSSKGSFADLGLEPSVLSALREAAPEVVRPTTVQSSTIPPLLRGRHILCAAETGSGKTLGYILPLLQRLLSQPNLDSCCIPAPRGLVLVPSRELAEQVRAVAQPLGSSLGLQVQELGGGHGMRRIRLQLSKQPPADVVVATPGALWKALKSQLIILEQLSFLVLDEADTLLDESFLDLVDYILEKSHIAEGPADLKDPFNPKAQLVLVGATFPEGVGQLLSKIGSIDSLTTITSSKLHCIMPHVRQTFMRLKGAEKVTELVQLLKQHGKAYRTGTSGTVLVFCNSSSTVNWLGYILNDHKIQHLRLQGQMPASMRVGIFQSFQKGSRDILLCTDIASRGLDSTQVELVINYDFPLTLQDYIHRTGRVGRVGSKVPGTVISFVTHPWDVNLVQKIELAARRKRSLPGLGSSVREPLCQST; encoded by the coding sequence ATGGCTCTAACGTGGTCGCTGCGGCTGTTGTCGCTCGGGGCTCGGTTGCTTTCAGCTCCTCGACGGTACCTGACGGTCTGCGGTCCCGAAGAGCCCCTGCCTGTGGTGCGCATCCCGCGGGCTTTACAGCGGCGGCAGCAACAGCGGCAGAGCGGGCAGCAGAGCCCCACAGTGCTGGTGCGACCTGGCCCGCTGCTAATCTCGGCACGGCGGCCAGAGTTGAACCAGCCGGCGCGCCTCACGCTGGGCCGTTGGGAGCCCGCACCACTCGCCTCCCGTGGCTGGAAGAATCGGCAGGCCCACCGGGATCACTTCTCCATCGAGCGCGTGCAACATGAGACCCCAGCGCTGCGGAACCTCTCGTCCAAGGGGAGCTTTGCCGATCTGGGTCTGGAGCCCAGCGTGCTGAGCGCACTGCGAGAGGCTGCTCCCGAAGTCGTTAGGCCCACAACCGTGCAGTCGAGCACCATTCCACCACTACTTCGCGGTCGCCACATCCTCTGCGCGGCGGAAACCGGCAGTGGCAAGACTCTTGGCTACATACTACCTCTGCTTCAGCGGCTCTTGAGCCAGCCAAACCTGGACTCCTGTTGTATCCCTGCTCCTCGAGGTTTGGTCCTTGTTCCTTCGAGAGAATTAGCCGAACAGGTTCGGGCCGTGGCCCAGCCCTTGGGCAGCTCCTTGGGCCTCCAGGTGCAGGAGTTAGGTGGAGGCCATGGCATGAGGAGGATCAGGCTGCAACTGTCCAAACAACCTCCAGCAGATGTAGTAGTGGCCACTCCGGGGGCTCTGTGGAAGGCCCTGAAAAGTCAACTGATCATCCTAGAGCAGCTCTCCTTCTTGGTTTTGGATGAGGCAGACACACTGTTAGATGAAAGCTTCCTGGATCTGGTGGACTACATCTTGGAGAAGAGCCACATAGCAGAAGGCCCAGCTGACTTAAAAGACCCCTTCAATCCCAAAGCGCAGTTAGTGCTGGTGGGCGCCACGTTTCCCGAAGGTGTAGGCCAACTGCTGAGTAAAATTGGCAGCATAGACTCTCTAACCACCATCACTAGTTCCAAGCTTCACTGCATCATGCCTCATGTCAGACAGACATTCATGAGGCTGAAGGGAGCAGAGAAGGTGACTGAGTTGGTGCAGCTCCTCAAACAGCATGGCAAAGCATATAGGACTGGCACCTCAGGAACTGTTCTGGTGTTCTGTAATAGTTCTAGTACTGTGAATTGGCTGGGATATATTCTGAATGACCACAAAATCCAACACTTAAGACTACAAGGACAAATGCCAGCCTCAATGAGGGTAGGTATCTTCCAATCCTTCCAGAAGGGCTCCCGAGACATACTTCTCTGCACAGACATCGCCTCTCGGGGCCTGGACAGCACTCAGGTGGAGCTAGTTATCAATTATGATTTCCCTCTCACCCTGCAAGACTACATCCATAGAACAGGGAGAGTGGGCCGTGTGGGGAGCAAGGTACCAGGCACCGTTATCAGCTTTGTGACCCATCCCTGGGATGTGAACCTGGTTCAGAAGATTGAGCTGGCAGCTCGCCGGAAGCGAAGCCTTCCAGGACTCGGGTCCTCAGTGAGAGAGCCTTTGTGCCAGTCAACCTGA